The DNA region GTGTTTTTATTTCAAACCAAAATACCTATCTAAATCCAAATCGAAAATACCAGATGAATCTGAGCTGCTAtctaaaaatatccgaatgaaatTTATGAACTTAGTATTTTGAGGTTTGGGTATAATCTCAACCGAATCGACCTACACGTTTTTACCTTTTTACCTATATCAAGTGAATGTAAAAGAGGCGTGAGTGTTTTTACTCCaaaccaaaaattatttattagattttagaaaaaatatattttggacGATTTCAAACATTGGTTACAGTTGGATCCATCCTGAATCCCAAAAAATTAATTGAACACGATCGATAATTAGTGAAACCTGAATGAGACTTATGAACATAATACCGAAAATCCAAAAATCTGAATCATCTGAACCAAAATCGACAGATCCCATGCGGCCATGCCTACAGCATGTCGCGTACCCTAAAAAGAAGTAAAGCATGTATTATTGTCATATTGTGATCCTCCATACGAACTAATACTATTCGTTACGGAAGCCATCATCGATTTCCTTGGTCTTATactgttattattattattttcttgtagACTGGCTTTATATACGTTAGttgtatttaaataatcaaGAATGTTGCTTACCGTtgataattcatatttttatcttCGATGtcccaaatatatatatatttttttttttgataaaaaccCCAAATATATTATTACCACTTACCACATAGTCTTCCGTGCTTTACCTAactttcaaatttttgtataacCTTTTATCGTGGAAAAagaataaaaccaaattttgacAACATTACAGGATTAAGAACTtccgaaaaataaaacaatacttaAAACAAACGTATGGAAATAATTTGATGATTTTAAGTCTTGAACTAATTACTTATACATACGTACACAAAACCCCATTGGTAGGTTGATACGACAACAACGCAAATACGTTTTGTCAATCCATATATACTTAAAACGTAACGATTTAGTTATTCTGTCTCCCTTCGTAACTGTATTGGTCCAgcatataaaactctagtcagTTCCCTTTTGATTAAAAACTGGATTGTAATAATATCTCAGATTTTAATCAATGTCGGAGTGAAAGATAAGtttatattagtgtttttaaCTTTGATCTAGTTGCTTCCTACATTTGCTTGCAACATTTGAGAAGATaagtttaaattataatttatctTGACAGCTCAAATTATTTAATCTAGAAAGGAAAACGTATAATCTATACAGATGTATGGGTTCTACGGAGAATGCTTACTAATTATTCGGAACCAGCATTTGTAAACTAAGAcgtgtttgtatttttttgtccCATTACGGTTTCATTAGGGGGATGTTTTCACGTTTATTCCTTTTTCTTGTTCAGACCCTACTTCATTTTTCATTCGTTAACTTAGTTCAAGTACAAAGGATCCTTTTACTCgaaaaaattacaaagaatCCTCAAAACACGAGGTAGAGTTCAAGATATTACTCAATAAAATGATGGTGACTTACTTGGTCCAATTTCAATTTGTATATTATAATACCAAATCACCAATTAGTTTACACGGCTAGAATATTATTTTCCGGCACAGATGGGTGGGCATAgtgtatattttaaagaaaaattcgAGCTAGTTGCATGATAAAGACAATTTGCTAAACTATATACGCAGTTAAAGTTGTAGAAATGCagaaaaattcataatataGATCCCTTTCACCTTTTagtttctttcattttattagGTTTCATCCTTTACTCGGATTAAAGTAGTGCAATTAGTGATAGAGAATCCAGTGAAAAGTAACAACACCATTAGATGATCAGACGACTACCAAATCTgtaagttataaaaaaatagttcacGCATAAGACAGGCATTCACATAAATTTTTCGTTGATTTGGGATATTTTTAGGAATTTGGTGAAAGTAGATCGATTAGGCTGATTATGGTCGATTTAGCTTGATCTTGTATTAGATTGGTCGGTGTGGAATTATTTACGGATATATTATCTTTATGTTATTCACATCGGAGTAACATATAATATACCGAACGTTATACATAGCAATACAGCATATCTACCATTATATATCAATTTTCTCCATCTTTCATCTTTGTTGTAAGAACTCGGCCACCGTGTTTTAAGACCATATATTCAATCCATTCAACTTCAGCCACCGTGACCACATGCCTTCCAAGATCTCTTTAGCCCCATCCTTAGTCAACTTTACGGTTGTCCAAGGACCAAAGCAAACAGAGCCAATCTGAAAATAGAAGTGTCTATTAACTTACGTCTATACTCGTTACAACTCAGAAAAGCATCTACCAAATCTGCATTCTCAATCCAATTCTTACATTTTCTATCTCTTTTCAACATGAAAACTATTTGAACCTTCTAAATCATGGTTCTTCTACTTGTGTTACCTAACCATGCTCACTTAACAATTATACAACCAAATCCTCGATTAAAAGGAAATTTATCTAGACCAAAGCTGcaggaaaaaagaaacaaaaatttagttCAGTTCCAATTTTTCTAACCCAGAGTGAACCAAATACGGACAATTTATAACCAACCAATCAgggaagaagggtcagtaacTACTCATGCGTGAGACGCGTTCACACCTGGAACGAATGAAAATTACGAAACTACCACTATGGAAACGTGTTCATAATATCCCATACTCCTCGGCAACAAAAATCCAAATCTCGCCTTTTTTGAGGTGGCCCACCCCACACGAAGCATGTTTCGTCCAATAGAAACTATAcgctaattatattttttcttttaacaattATATGCGATGAATCGTCACCGTCGATTACGTTTGCGCAAATATTAACCACACGTTTTCCATTATCTGACGGTGTTTAATAGAAtgctctcttcctcttcccttCTCGTAACAGCCCCCCTCTATATATTTGGACtccaataaaagaaaaaaactcgtGTTCACTTCGTACCAGCTACTCTCACTTTCTCAGATTTTTATCCTCTCTCGAGAAAGGTATAACAgaaactctctctttttctttcgaTTCGctgtatttttttctcttttaatggATCGGATCTGAGTTGAATGATGTGCTTTAACGTTGTAGATCGTTCTGTTTTTGACGTTAGCCATCGTTTGTTCCTTCTCATTTGCGTTTTGTGGATCGATCTCACTGTGTTTCTTGGCTAAGTATCTTAAGTTTTGAGATGGACATTAGGTTATATTAGCTCACTCTCGAGGTGTTTGTTGATCTAGTTTGCTATTTACAAGTGTAACTTTAAACCTAGGGCAACTTTTTTTTAGTACTTCTAGATCTAcgtttattcaaaatataaaataaattatgaaactttataaataactattttataaattttatggtgaaaacaaaaaaaaaaaatttaactattttggggCCCTTTTCAATCTACTATCAATAAAAACAGTTGAAAATTGTGTAAAATAtaggaatatataaaaataaaacttttaattataattatatggGAGGACATGAGGTTGGGCCCGAGGCGGTGGTTTTGATGAATGTAGCCTGTGATCTGTGCGTAAATTTACTACTTTAGCTCATGTATATGTGCAGTGTTTCAGATTTTTAGCAGAGATGACGAAGAACTACCCAAATGTGAGCGAGGACTACAAGAAGGCTATTGAGAAGTGCAGGAGGAAGCTCAGAGGCTTGATCGCTGAGAAGCATTGTGCACCTATCATGGTCCGCCTCGCGTAAGTAAAACTTAACCATATATATCATCGTGCGTGCGCGTGGTTTCTGAAGTTTTTTATATATGACGTGCTGAGTCTGTGGGTTGGCTTTTAACTGTATAGATGGCACTCTGCTGGAACATTTGACTCTGCCACAAAGACTGGTGGTCCCTTTGGAACAATGAGGTTCACCGATGAGCAAGCTCATGAGGCCAACAGTGGTATCCAGATTGCTCTTGGGTTGTTGGAGCCCATCAGGGTGCAGTTCCCTACCATCTCTTTTGCTGATTTCCATCAGGTAcaagtttttttaaagaaagaaaacctcTTTAATTGGTAGTCAGGGGCAGCTGACCCCActactttttaaatatatttgttttttttttgacaacatttgtttttgtttaagaagaaaattattgaccccattaaatataaaatttgatccCACAAAAAatatcactacaagaaacaGACCTTAGTGCCGACGCTGTAATTTATTGGAACTTTGTCGGAATACGTCATTACCGAGGGTTTTCCGAGAAATGCCAATCCCTCGGAGTTTGACGGTCGGAAATAACATAGGTCGGTACATTGTCGGAAAATACCGAGAAAACACGTTCTCGGAAAATAACGACAAAACACATTCTCGGTAGTTAGCGAGACCGTTCCGATGacatttaaaaactttattaaaaaaaataaatgcaaaataacaaaaaacattaataaaatagaaataatataaattaaatcttgAAATTATTAAAGAATTACaactgaaaaatgaaaattaaacacaaaaattataataaaactaatttctACAATGTGGAGAGAGATCTATGGATGAGGTGGTGATGGAAGAAACGGCGACCTTGTGAAAGGATCTGGGACGGCGGTGGCCCTGACAGAAACGGCAACAGCGTAGGTCTTGAAGAAACTGCAACTGTAGTTGCAACGGTGGTGGTCCTGAAAGAATCTGCAACGGCGGTGGTTGTGAGAGAAACTGCGACGGCGTTGATGGTGGAGGATAAGCGGTGATGTTAATGGAAGTGGAGGATTGTCAGCAAAGATGGTCGTGTAAAAAAGTTGTGTTTTGCCGAAAAGAAAAAGCAGATCTGAAAGAGAGATCTAAATAAAGAGCCAATGTGAgacaaaaggaaaaagaaacgAGAGAGAAAATCAGAGAAGATTAACAAtaactgaagagaaaagagaaattaAGGAAGAAGATTGATGGAGATGAGAAGTAAAGGAAAATGttaaggaagaagagaagaaaggtaAAGATAAACGATGACCATTAATGGCTAGAAATAGTTTTAATAACTGATTAATGAAAATTGAGAGAagttaatgaaaaaataaaataataactggTTCCGAGGAAGTTTCATTTACTTTGCGACGTGTTACCGAGAAAACAATACGTTTGTCGGTGAATACACTTTTCCGAGAAAATACTTTTTGATGAAATTCCGATAAAATTCGTATATCGGAACTTTCCGATAAAATGCCaacaacttattaaaattatcgGTAAATTATCAGAAACTTATCGTGATTTTGCCGATGACAAAGATTCTCGGAAAGTTTTGTCGGAGTTAGCATACTTCTCTTGTAGTGTATAATCCCACTAAAGTAAATACAAAACATTAAAAGATAAAGTTATAATTTGTAgtttttaatgatttataaattatgtttttgaaaaaaataactatGATCCAGTACAAAAAATTTCTGATTCGGCCACGATTAGTAGTGTTTATTAACTTAACTCTATGATTTGGAATCTAACTCACCATGTCCTTTAGCTTGCTGGTGTTGTTGCTGTTGAAGTCACTGGTGGACCTGAAATCCAGTTCCACCCTGGAAGAGAGGTTAGTCATCAAAACTGGATGAAATGTTTGGGGATTGCGTATTTACTAACGTTCGTATCTTGCTTCCAGGACAAGCCTCAGCCACCTCCAGAGGGTCGTCTTCCTGATGCTACAAAGGGTTGTAACCACTTGAGAGAAGTCTTTGCAAAGCAGATGGGTTTGACTGACAATGACATTGTCGCTTTATCTGGTGCCCACACTCTGGTCCGTATAATCACTCCCAACTGCTTAAAGACTCTGTCTTTTGTTGTTGGGTTCCAATCTACAAATTGATGAATGATTATTAATTATGATAACACAGGGGAGATGCCACAAGGATAGGTCTGGCTTTGAAGGTCCTTGGACTTCAAACCCTCTTATTTTCGACAACTCTTATTTCAAGTAAGTGTCCCAACTCTCTCAGGTTGTGATTCAATGTTGATATGTTATCAACTGATAATATATAATGTGACCAGGGAGCTCTTGAGCGGTGAGAAGGAAGGTCTTATTCAGCTCGTCTCTGACAAGTCACTATTGGACGATCCCACATTCCGTTCTTTGGTTGAGAAATACGCTGCTGTATGCATCCTTTCTTTCTAAAACTTTGCGTCTTTTCTTGAGTTGTGGTATAGAAAGCTAACGTTTGCTTTGTCACAATTTAAACAGGATGAAGAAGCCTTTTTCAATGATTACGCTGAGGCCCACTTGAAGCTTTCTGAGCTCGggtaattacatatattatgaTTCTCTGAATTAATTAGAAGTGAATCTAAATTGTATTGTATTTATGATTCGAGTTTGAATCTTCTGTTTGTTGCAGGTTTGCTGATGCTTGAGATGCGACATGTGTGGATATGGTGTCTCCAAGACTCGGAGGATTCGCATTGCATTTGAACGTTTGTCATTTGATTGTTTTATGTACTCTCGGATTTGCGTagccttttcttttgttggGGGTCTTGTGATTTGGACGTTGGTACGTTTTGATTTTGCTGGTTAGACATTCTAATAAATCAATTTCTCAGCGATTAAGAACTTCCGGAAAAATATGGTAAGTGCTTTATCATCTAGACATTTCTTAACTTTAAAGAAAAATACGcaatcgattttggttctataaGCGaggaaagaaaatatatctattaACGCGTCTTTACTTATTAAACATTAAGTAAATCAATAAATACGTTAACTGAAACATACTTAGCTGTATAAAATTCAATTCACACGTCGTAATTAATACCAAGTAGTTCTGTCCTATCTTCTGCAGTGAATAAGATCTTTTCCGGCATAATAGATTTGGCAATATTACATTTGCATGAAAAGAAATGCTGAAGTTTTgttcaccaaaaaaaataaatattacatttccATAAACATAACTTACaggaatatggtaataactatTCAGTGAAGTCATATAAAAGGGCCATTAGTATTCTACGAAGGGAAAGGCTCTCTTGAACGATGATCGAGCCTTTGGTTAAACTCTTGAAGGAGCTGGAAGATACTATTGATTGTATGACCGTGTTAATATTCATTGCGACCCTCATCGTGTTTCTAGTTTCGTCCTTCCCTTACAAGAAACATATTCGGGATTGGCAACGTAATGAATTCAGAGTTGCCGCATCAGATCACAAAATTCTTGTTTTCTTGTTCTGCTTTCTTTGTGGCGCATCAACACCTAACGAGAATtgcgatcagaaccaaaccagCCCGGGCTTTGTTGTGTTGAGGTTTTTAATCAAAAGTGGCTATGCCATGGTCTCTTTTCTGCTCTTCGAGAAGATCTGTGTTATTTTACGTTCAAAACCCTTGGAATCGACCATCAAGACAAAATCTGATGAGCGATGAATGATGGATCTTGTAGCTTGAATTCTTCGATTAATTATGATTTTCTTCTATTTAATTATTACTTGTTCTTAATTCTTCCTTGTTTTAATTTAAAGGCTTTTACCAATCCATGCTCTTTTATTCAGTTGGATCCTTTGTACCATTGATGAAGTCGTCCCTTAGATTATGTTTTCTTAGCAAATACTGCATGCGAACTTATTAGGTAAAGGGCatacaacaaataaaatatatctgGAAAGTAGTTTTAGTTATAATGACAAGATGATATCCATGTGTTTTATAGTGAATGTTAAATCCAACTAACAGAAATTTGGACATGATAGACAAATGTTTCACTTCGTTGAAAAATAAACAAGAATAAATGGATGCACATATCAATAATTACtcttaatgaaatatatatatatatatatatatataatttataaaataattaaaataaaatttatatcaacaatattagatttatataatatattagataattgcttataaattaacataataaattttctcaaaaataaaaaca from Raphanus sativus cultivar WK10039 chromosome 8, ASM80110v3, whole genome shotgun sequence includes:
- the LOC130494473 gene encoding L-ascorbate peroxidase 1, cytosolic-like, with the translated sequence MTKNYPNVSEDYKKAIEKCRRKLRGLIAEKHCAPIMVRLAWHSAGTFDSATKTGGPFGTMRFTDEQAHEANSGIQIALGLLEPIRVQFPTISFADFHQLAGVVAVEVTGGPEIQFHPGREDKPQPPPEGRLPDATKGCNHLREVFAKQMGLTDNDIVALSGAHTLGRCHKDRSGFEGPWTSNPLIFDNSYFKELLSGEKEGLIQLVSDKSLLDDPTFRSLVEKYAADEEAFFNDYAEAHLKLSELGFADA